CCGACCTGGTCGCGCGGCACCGCACGGGCGACGCCATCGCCACGCTGGCGCTCACCCGGGTCGAGGACACGTCGAGCTTCGGAGTCATCGAGTGCACACCGGACGGGACGGTCTCGGCGTTCATCGAGAAGCCGCCCCCCGGCACGACCTCGGCCGACACGATCAACGCGGGCACGTACGTGCTCGATGTTCGCGCGTTCGATCCCTTCCCGGGCGACGGGCCGCTGTCATTCGAACGCGACGTCTTCCCCGGGCTGCTCGCCGGCGGCGGGATGCTGCGCGGCGAGCCCTACGACGTTCACTGGCAGGACCTGGGCACGCCCCGTCGGTTCCGCGACGGCTGCCATGCGGTGCTGGACCGGCGGTGCGACTGGCCGGTGCCACCCGAAATGGAACCATGCGACGGTGCCGTCGCCGTCCATCGGACCGCGAAGATCGCCGACGACGTGACCCTGGTCGGGCCGTGCGTCGTCGGCGACGGCACCATCGTCGGCACAGGCGCACGGCTGCGC
This window of the Euzebyales bacterium genome carries:
- a CDS encoding NDP-sugar synthase; its protein translation is MRAVVLAGGGGTRLRPLTATTPKPMVEFMGHPYAVGLMLRLAQAGVDRLDLLVGRRTDHFDALVAAGSDVGVAVEVLTEERPLDTAGAARRLLRGSGERDVLVCNGDVLTDIDYTDLVARHRTGDAIATLALTRVEDTSSFGVIECTPDGTVSAFIEKPPPGTTSADTINAGTYVLDVRAFDPFPGDGPLSFERDVFPGLLAGGGMLRGEPYDVHWQDLGTPRRFRDGCHAVLDRRCDWPVPPEMEPCDGAVAVHRTAKIADDVTLVGPCVVGDGTIVGTGARLRGAIILRGAVIGDGADVSDAIVGPGAHVAAGSCVGPEAVVVAGGN